In Burkholderia savannae, one genomic interval encodes:
- a CDS encoding hydroxymethylpyrimidine/phosphomethylpyrimidine kinase, which translates to MSSNTPPIVLTFGLSDPTGGSGLQADLMTLASMGCHGVSVLTGYTVRDSAACDEVTGLDPDTVAAQARMLLEDMPVAAFKIGAATRAEVVSAIAEVVADYDGVPLVLAPDFTLDDEHVLAADDLRESIADLLAPQTTLLVADQATLIALAQPDGDAEAPNLDAALSHLLSQGCEYILATETGSHRLVNSLYSEEGQIRQDLWERTPHRLMGITDTLGAAIAALLANGQEPPEAVREAQEYLYQAARDAFRPGMGAYLPDRFFWARSNEDESPAPTGVGKRAN; encoded by the coding sequence ATGTCCAGCAACACCCCTCCGATCGTCCTCACTTTCGGCCTGTCCGATCCGACGGGCGGCTCCGGCCTGCAAGCCGACCTGATGACCCTCGCGAGCATGGGCTGCCACGGCGTGTCCGTGCTGACGGGCTACACCGTGCGCGACTCCGCCGCCTGCGACGAAGTCACCGGACTCGATCCCGACACCGTCGCCGCCCAGGCTCGCATGCTGCTCGAAGACATGCCCGTTGCCGCGTTCAAGATCGGCGCGGCGACGCGGGCGGAAGTCGTGAGCGCGATCGCGGAAGTGGTCGCCGATTACGACGGCGTGCCGCTCGTCCTCGCACCGGACTTCACGCTCGACGACGAGCATGTGCTAGCCGCCGACGACCTGCGCGAATCGATCGCCGATCTGCTCGCGCCGCAAACGACGCTCCTCGTCGCCGATCAAGCGACGCTCATCGCGCTCGCGCAGCCGGACGGCGACGCCGAAGCGCCGAATCTCGACGCCGCGCTGTCGCATCTGCTCAGCCAGGGCTGCGAATACATCCTGGCGACCGAGACCGGCTCCCACCGGCTCGTCAATTCGCTGTACAGCGAGGAAGGCCAGATCCGGCAGGATTTGTGGGAGCGCACGCCGCATCGGCTGATGGGCATCACCGACACGCTCGGCGCGGCGATCGCGGCGCTGCTCGCGAACGGCCAGGAGCCGCCGGAGGCGGTACGCGAGGCGCAGGAGTATCTCTATCAGGCGGCGCGCGACGCGTTTCGGCCCGGGATGGGCGCGTACCTGCCGGATCGCTTCTTCTGGGCGCGCAGCAATGAGGACGAATCGCCCGCGCCGACCGGGGTCGGCAAGCGCGCGAACTGA